A region of Candidatus Binatia bacterium DNA encodes the following proteins:
- a CDS encoding PIN domain-containing protein, protein MIVLDSSFLVAFHNTRDVHHQAAAAVMKRLVAGEWGVALLPEYVFLEVVTVIAARRDPPAAIAVAETLLRAREVEFVPCSAYFLATVDTFRRVAAMGLSFVDAAIVTIARNRGAPHVATFDGDFAKVDAMTLVPS, encoded by the coding sequence GTGATCGTCCTCGATTCGAGCTTTCTCGTCGCCTTCCACAACACCCGCGACGTGCACCACCAGGCGGCCGCCGCCGTCATGAAGCGCCTGGTCGCAGGGGAATGGGGCGTGGCGCTGCTGCCGGAGTATGTGTTTCTGGAGGTCGTGACCGTCATCGCGGCGCGGCGCGACCCGCCGGCAGCCATCGCCGTGGCGGAGACGCTGCTGCGGGCGCGTGAGGTCGAGTTCGTTCCCTGCTCCGCGTATTTCCTGGCAACCGTCGACACGTTCCGGCGTGTAGCTGCCATGGGGCTGAGCTTCGTCGATGCCGCCATCGTGACCATCGCCCGAAACCGCGGCGCGCCTCACGTCGCCACGTTCGATGGGGACTTCGCGAAGGTCGACGCCATGACGCTCGTCCCCTCCTGA
- a CDS encoding reverse transcriptase/maturase family protein, whose amino-acid sequence MHREKHLFSRVVDLDNLYRGFLGASHGRRDRPEVREFEYHLETCLWAVRRELEAGVYEWGPFRRFWIRDPKRREIRAAPFRDRVVHHAIFNVLDPIFRRGFIADSYACIPGRGTHLAVQRYRAFVRACAGRGYRVQCDIKSYFASVDHGVLMARLSRRVGDDRVLDLLWRLVEHGAEHPGRGMPIGSLTSQLFANVYLDALDHFVKEELRVRHYIRYMDDFLLLTPDRAAARDRLKCVRAFLRDRLLLELNPRRVIVAPLSAPCDLLGYVHHADGRVRVRRRSVLRLWRRLPALQRRVVAGEIDRATAHASVASWFGLAGHANAFRLSRSIMTRRDVDNIGKRLLVQSLCRDGSRHRSPRAMRIGSGRTRA is encoded by the coding sequence ATGCATCGCGAGAAGCACCTGTTCTCGCGGGTTGTCGATCTCGACAATCTGTACCGCGGCTTTCTGGGCGCCAGCCACGGGAGACGCGACCGTCCGGAGGTGAGGGAGTTCGAGTACCATCTGGAGACCTGCCTGTGGGCCGTGCGGCGGGAACTGGAGGCAGGGGTCTACGAGTGGGGGCCTTTTCGCCGGTTCTGGATTCGCGATCCCAAACGGCGCGAGATCCGGGCGGCACCGTTTCGCGACCGCGTCGTGCATCATGCCATCTTCAACGTGCTCGACCCGATCTTTCGCCGCGGCTTCATCGCCGACAGTTACGCGTGCATTCCGGGCCGAGGGACGCACCTGGCGGTCCAGCGCTACCGTGCATTCGTGCGCGCCTGCGCCGGCCGCGGCTATCGGGTCCAGTGTGACATCAAGAGCTACTTCGCGAGTGTGGACCACGGGGTCCTCATGGCGCGGCTCAGCCGCCGCGTCGGCGACGACCGCGTGTTGGATCTGCTGTGGCGCCTCGTCGAGCACGGTGCCGAGCACCCCGGCCGGGGCATGCCCATCGGCAGCCTGACGAGCCAGCTCTTTGCGAACGTGTACCTGGACGCCCTGGATCATTTCGTGAAGGAGGAGCTGCGGGTGCGGCACTACATCCGCTACATGGATGACTTTCTGCTGCTCACTCCCGATCGTGCGGCAGCGCGCGATCGACTGAAGTGCGTGCGGGCGTTCCTGCGCGACCGCCTCCTGCTCGAGCTGAATCCCCGTCGGGTGATTGTGGCCCCGCTCAGTGCGCCGTGTGACCTGCTCGGTTACGTCCACCACGCCGATGGCCGGGTGCGCGTGCGGCGCCGCAGCGTGCTCCGGCTGTGGCGGCGGCTGCCGGCGTTGCAGCGGCGCGTGGTCGCCGGCGAGATCGACCGGGCCACGGCCCACGCGTCGGTGGCGAGTTGGTTCGGTCTCGCCGGGCATGCGAACGCCTTCCGCTTGTCACGGAGCATCATGACGCGGCGCGACGTCGACAACATCGGTAAGCGGCTGCTCGTGCAGTCGCTGTGCCGCGACGGGTCGAGGCATAGGTCACCGCGCGCGATGCGGATCGGGAGCGGGCGAACGCGGGCCTGA